In Listeria monocytogenes, the following proteins share a genomic window:
- a CDS encoding creatininase family protein: MLYADENSFDIGAKITKTKPVILPIGAVEAHGPHLPLGTDNILASEYSAKIATETDGFVLPVLPYGQVWSLQDFPGSLTLSNETVTKVVVEIGESLYKQGFRLFVPVSGHLGNMAALKDAARELYAKYPDMVILHIFYPNIQKLAMDVREGKANHHTYIHACEIETSLMLYLSPENADMSRAIDDPPILPIDADFTPTPWQNFTKTAVLGEATLATAEKGEYLIEKTLKTCVELIKLEQEKIRKSTEME; encoded by the coding sequence GTGTTATATGCAGATGAAAATTCATTTGATATTGGCGCAAAAATCACGAAAACGAAACCAGTCATTTTGCCAATAGGAGCGGTTGAAGCGCACGGGCCGCATTTGCCACTAGGGACAGACAATATTTTAGCGTCAGAATATTCTGCTAAAATAGCGACGGAAACAGACGGATTCGTACTTCCGGTATTACCATACGGCCAAGTATGGAGCCTGCAAGATTTCCCGGGAAGCTTAACATTATCTAATGAAACAGTTACAAAAGTAGTCGTAGAAATTGGGGAAAGCCTTTATAAACAAGGATTTCGGCTATTTGTCCCAGTGAGTGGACACCTTGGCAACATGGCGGCACTCAAAGATGCTGCGCGCGAACTATATGCAAAATATCCTGATATGGTTATCTTGCACATTTTTTACCCAAATATCCAAAAATTAGCAATGGACGTGCGCGAAGGAAAAGCTAACCATCATACGTACATCCATGCTTGTGAAATCGAAACATCTCTCATGCTCTACTTGTCCCCAGAAAATGCAGATATGAGCCGCGCTATAGATGATCCGCCAATTTTACCAATCGATGCGGATTTCACACCAACCCCATGGCAAAACTTCACGAAGACAGCAGTGCTGGGAGAAGCAACTTTAGCAACAGCAGAAAAAGGCGAATACTTGATTGAAAAGACGTTAAAAACATGTGTGGAGTTGATAAAACTTGAACAAGAAAAAATTCGAAAATCTACCGAAATGGAATAA
- a CDS encoding DUF4003 family protein produces the protein MDSAYVFDSEQATKLLMKNYELVKTSGVSFIDKRIRFLIARLFAGNNEVVNPEKFSEINKEIKRQLGIFTALNGNVRASLVGLLMANNNASRESVQQVIANYNTLIQAGFQRTEYTYFAAYLLLESDNPTKTAQKAKTIHQLFKKDHPFLTKSEDVTTAVFLANLPEENTTKLAEITEYYFQEFAAKGFRKNDSLQFLATTGTLLYGEKDSKFIRRVDNIVEELRQKGIKVKPLHYSSIGILAFVMDGRKIDSGLVNLIDELQQQPGLRFGREFVTALAISLYTEKQSGQMSKEQLEGLMVNVHILIAMEQAAAVSAAAAASAAAASS, from the coding sequence ATGGATTCAGCATATGTATTTGATAGCGAACAAGCAACGAAATTATTGATGAAGAACTATGAGTTAGTGAAAACGAGTGGTGTTAGTTTTATTGATAAACGAATTCGCTTTCTGATTGCTCGTCTTTTTGCGGGAAATAATGAAGTGGTTAATCCGGAGAAATTTAGTGAAATAAATAAAGAAATTAAGCGACAATTAGGCATATTCACTGCGCTAAACGGAAATGTTCGCGCATCTCTTGTAGGATTACTTATGGCAAACAATAATGCCAGCCGAGAGAGCGTTCAGCAAGTAATTGCTAACTATAACACGTTAATCCAAGCAGGATTCCAGCGCACAGAATATACTTACTTTGCGGCATATTTATTACTAGAATCAGATAATCCAACAAAGACAGCCCAAAAAGCAAAAACGATCCACCAACTTTTCAAAAAAGATCATCCATTTTTGACTAAAAGTGAAGATGTAACAACGGCTGTTTTCTTAGCAAATCTTCCTGAAGAAAATACCACGAAATTGGCTGAAATAACAGAGTACTATTTTCAAGAGTTCGCCGCGAAAGGTTTCCGCAAAAATGACAGCTTACAATTTTTAGCAACAACAGGAACGCTTTTGTACGGTGAAAAAGATAGTAAATTCATTCGAAGAGTAGATAATATTGTAGAAGAACTACGCCAAAAAGGGATAAAAGTAAAACCGCTACATTACTCGAGTATTGGAATTTTAGCTTTTGTCATGGATGGGCGAAAAATCGATTCAGGGTTAGTGAACTTAATTGATGAATTACAGCAACAACCAGGCTTGCGCTTCGGACGAGAATTCGTTACAGCTCTAGCAATAAGCCTATATACGGAAAAACAATCAGGTCAAATGAGTAAGGAACAATTAGAAGGTTTAATGGTCAATGTGCATATTTTAATTGCGATGGAACAAGCTGCAGCAGTCAGTGCAGCAGCGGCAGCGAGTGCAGCCGCCGCATCTAGTTAA
- a CDS encoding cyclic nucleotide phosphodiesterase has translation MIRFFKIVTPILLSFSLVACGSASGKTEKITAPIEKDRNLSMVVTTDVHYFAPSLTDNGKAFEKYVAAGDGKQLAYSDEITDAFLADVESKKTDVLIISGDLTNNGEKTSHEELAKKLTQVEKTGTQVFVVPGNHDINNPWARKFEKDKQLPTDTISPTDFSKIYSDFGYEDAISTDEFSLSYLAAPSSKVWLLMLDTAIYKTNMQQGNPTTEGGLTAGTLDWIKESSALAKKNGAKLIPVLHHNLTDHNDVIQKGYTINYNQQVIDALTEGAMDFSLSGHIHTQNIRSAKSTDGKEITDIVTNALSVFPHKYGNITYSAKNKNFTYQSQKLDMEAWAKAQGSTDENLLNFDQFDYETFYNSGYDKAMMDLMTDESYDKYNQADKEKMADTMGLNNMYFFAGTAPPKSDGMALWDSAPNSFLKDYVLSSSNPPKKSNDYYVSP, from the coding sequence GTGATTCGATTTTTTAAAATAGTTACACCGATACTCTTATCTTTTTCTCTCGTCGCTTGTGGTTCTGCAAGTGGTAAAACGGAGAAAATTACTGCGCCAATTGAGAAAGACCGTAATTTATCGATGGTCGTAACGACGGATGTTCATTACTTTGCGCCATCACTAACCGACAATGGAAAAGCTTTTGAAAAATATGTGGCTGCGGGTGATGGGAAACAGTTAGCTTATAGCGATGAAATAACCGATGCTTTTTTAGCGGATGTTGAGTCCAAAAAGACAGACGTTCTTATTATTAGCGGCGACCTTACGAACAACGGTGAAAAAACAAGTCATGAGGAGTTAGCCAAAAAACTTACTCAAGTAGAGAAAACTGGGACGCAGGTTTTTGTTGTTCCGGGTAATCATGACATTAACAATCCTTGGGCTCGCAAATTTGAAAAAGATAAGCAGTTACCAACCGACACTATATCACCAACTGATTTTAGTAAAATTTATAGTGATTTTGGATATGAAGATGCTATTTCAACTGATGAGTTTTCGCTGAGCTATTTAGCAGCTCCTTCTTCCAAAGTATGGCTACTAATGTTAGATACGGCTATTTATAAAACAAATATGCAGCAAGGAAATCCCACAACGGAAGGCGGACTAACAGCCGGAACATTAGATTGGATAAAAGAAAGCAGTGCGCTTGCTAAGAAAAATGGCGCTAAGCTTATCCCTGTTTTGCATCATAATTTAACTGATCATAATGATGTCATCCAAAAAGGTTATACTATTAATTATAATCAACAAGTGATTGATGCTCTTACGGAAGGCGCTATGGATTTTTCTCTAAGTGGTCACATCCATACGCAAAATATCCGCTCTGCGAAAAGCACAGATGGCAAAGAAATCACCGATATCGTAACCAATGCACTTTCCGTTTTCCCGCATAAATATGGCAATATTACTTATAGTGCCAAAAACAAAAACTTCACGTATCAATCGCAAAAGTTAGATATGGAAGCTTGGGCAAAAGCGCAAGGCTCTACGGATGAAAACTTGCTTAATTTTGATCAATTTGATTACGAAACTTTTTATAATAGTGGCTATGATAAAGCAATGATGGATTTAATGACCGATGAATCTTATGATAAATACAACCAAGCAGATAAGGAAAAAATGGCAGATACGATGGGATTAAATAACATGTATTTCTTCGCTGGAACTGCCCCTCCAAAATCTGATGGTATGGCTTTATGGGATTCCGCACCGAATTCATTTTTGAAAGATTACGTTTTAAGTTCGTCTAATCCACCTAAGAAAAGTAATGACTATTATGTTAGTCCTTAA
- a CDS encoding FAD-dependent oxidoreductase, with the protein MPEKNIVLIGAGYAGVHAAKKLAKKYKKDKDVNITLIDRHSYHTMMTELHEVAGGRVEPTAIQYDLRRLFNRTKVNLVTDNVTHVDHDKKVVTTEHGSYPFDYLVLGMGGEPNDFGTPGVGENGFTLWSWEDSVKLRNHIEETVTKASREQDVEKRKAMLTFVVCGSGFTGIEMVGELLEWKDRLAKDNKIDASEIKLVVVEAAPTILNMLERRDADKAERYMVKKGIEIMKNAAIVEVKPESIVLKSGEELPTNTLIWTAGVRANSDTKDYGMESARAGRLKVNQYMEAEGLKDVYVVGDLAYFEDEEGKPTPQIVEGAEQTALTAAKSIIVEMSGTGEKEPFQGKYHGVMVSIGAKYGVAHLGGMHLSGWFAILMKHMVNLYYFFGIRSGYYMWQYIMHEFFHIKDHRNIFRGWTSRYGNVLWVLPLRVYLGWFWIDEALSKIYGETTWDKVSITNLKPLFNGIGSDSWLTATSSKMPFEWLQTAATSGASQAAGDAAGAAATNVTTPILSHMPGWFEWIMKLLMPNLDVALVMQKVVPFVELAIGLAMVVGLFTWLVSIGSAGFLVMFTLSAMLGWDKFWALPASIALLNGAGRTFGLDYWAVPWFQKHLGHWWYGKPRSVYRDK; encoded by the coding sequence ATGCCTGAAAAGAATATCGTTTTAATTGGGGCAGGATATGCAGGTGTACACGCTGCTAAGAAATTAGCTAAGAAATACAAGAAAGACAAAGACGTTAATATTACATTAATCGATCGTCATTCGTACCATACAATGATGACTGAACTACATGAGGTTGCTGGTGGTCGTGTTGAACCAACTGCAATTCAATATGATTTACGTCGCTTGTTTAATAGAACAAAAGTTAATCTTGTAACTGATAACGTGACACATGTAGATCATGATAAAAAAGTTGTAACAACAGAGCACGGAAGTTATCCGTTTGATTACCTAGTACTTGGTATGGGCGGAGAACCTAATGATTTCGGGACTCCTGGTGTTGGCGAAAATGGCTTTACACTTTGGTCTTGGGAAGATTCTGTTAAATTACGCAATCATATTGAAGAAACTGTAACAAAAGCATCTCGCGAACAAGACGTTGAAAAACGTAAAGCAATGTTAACATTCGTTGTTTGTGGATCTGGATTTACTGGTATCGAAATGGTTGGGGAACTTTTAGAATGGAAAGATCGTCTTGCTAAAGATAACAAAATTGACGCATCTGAAATTAAACTAGTTGTAGTAGAAGCTGCTCCAACAATCCTAAACATGCTTGAAAGAAGAGACGCTGACAAAGCAGAACGTTACATGGTTAAAAAAGGTATTGAAATCATGAAAAATGCTGCTATTGTTGAAGTTAAACCTGAAAGCATCGTACTTAAATCTGGCGAAGAACTTCCAACAAACACATTAATTTGGACTGCTGGTGTTCGCGCTAACTCTGATACAAAAGATTACGGTATGGAATCTGCTCGCGCAGGTCGTTTGAAAGTAAACCAATATATGGAAGCTGAAGGTCTTAAAGACGTTTATGTCGTTGGTGACCTTGCTTACTTTGAAGATGAAGAAGGCAAGCCAACTCCGCAAATCGTTGAAGGTGCTGAACAAACTGCATTAACTGCAGCGAAAAGCATCATCGTTGAAATGAGCGGTACTGGCGAGAAAGAACCATTCCAAGGTAAATACCATGGTGTAATGGTTTCTATCGGAGCTAAATACGGTGTTGCTCACCTTGGTGGAATGCACTTATCTGGTTGGTTCGCTATTTTAATGAAACATATGGTTAACTTGTATTACTTCTTCGGTATCCGTAGTGGTTACTACATGTGGCAATATATCATGCATGAATTCTTCCACATTAAAGACCACCGCAATATTTTCCGTGGTTGGACTTCTCGTTACGGTAACGTACTTTGGGTTCTTCCTTTACGTGTATATCTAGGTTGGTTCTGGATTGACGAAGCTCTTTCTAAAATCTACGGTGAAACTACATGGGATAAAGTAAGTATTACAAACTTAAAACCTTTATTTAACGGTATCGGTTCTGACTCTTGGTTAACTGCAACTAGCTCTAAAATGCCATTCGAATGGCTACAAACTGCTGCTACATCTGGCGCAAGTCAAGCTGCCGGTGATGCTGCTGGGGCTGCTGCAACAAACGTAACTACTCCAATTCTTAGTCATATGCCTGGCTGGTTTGAATGGATTATGAAACTTCTAATGCCAAACCTTGACGTTGCTCTAGTAATGCAAAAAGTTGTACCTTTTGTTGAACTTGCAATTGGTCTTGCTATGGTAGTTGGTCTATTCACTTGGCTTGTAAGTATCGGAAGTGCTGGATTCCTAGTAATGTTTACACTAAGCGCTATGCTTGGTTGGGACAAATTCTGGGCATTACCAGCTTCTATCGCACTTCTAAATGGCGCTGGACGCACATTTGGTCTTGATTATTGGGCTGTTCCTTGGTTCCAAAAACATCTTGGTCATTGGTGGTACGGTAAGCCGAGGTCCGTTTACAGAGACAAGTAA
- a CDS encoding SMI1/KNR4 family protein, which yields MLTTRKALYYLDKGKTKEAIRLLETCWKQEVTTENKRDIFTATVLLSDVLYQSGERFPEIYQQLMSILEEMQDLEAVEFEREKAKQIFAELDEYFSEVGTFFQGYSLAELWLEFDYENDYKDVYPTPQRVAAIEAELGYKLPKSYIYLMRHTQNGGIVSTGSVPTTEPSSWSENCVAITGIMGIGNQGISALNGMHNTNFWIEEWGYPDVGLAIADCPSAGHDMVFLDYRNCGKTGEPAVVHIDQEADYKIMKLADNFEAFILSLYREEY from the coding sequence ATGCTTACAACAAGAAAAGCATTATATTATTTAGACAAAGGAAAAACAAAAGAGGCGATTCGTTTACTTGAAACTTGTTGGAAACAAGAAGTGACAACCGAAAATAAAAGAGATATCTTTACAGCAACGGTATTACTTAGCGATGTGCTCTACCAAAGTGGCGAACGTTTTCCCGAAATCTATCAACAGCTCATGTCGATTTTAGAAGAGATGCAAGATCTGGAAGCAGTCGAGTTCGAACGTGAAAAAGCTAAGCAAATTTTCGCTGAGTTAGATGAATATTTTAGTGAGGTCGGGACATTTTTCCAAGGGTATAGTCTAGCAGAGCTTTGGCTAGAGTTTGATTACGAAAATGACTATAAAGATGTATACCCTACGCCGCAAAGGGTGGCTGCAATCGAAGCAGAACTAGGCTATAAGTTACCTAAATCTTATATCTACTTAATGCGCCATACCCAAAATGGAGGTATAGTATCAACCGGTTCTGTTCCTACGACAGAGCCAAGTTCATGGTCGGAGAATTGTGTAGCTATTACTGGGATTATGGGAATAGGAAACCAAGGGATATCTGCATTGAATGGTATGCACAACACAAATTTTTGGATAGAAGAGTGGGGTTATCCCGATGTTGGTTTAGCTATTGCCGATTGCCCGTCAGCCGGACATGATATGGTTTTCTTGGATTACCGAAATTGCGGAAAAACAGGCGAGCCGGCAGTCGTTCATATTGATCAAGAGGCTGATTATAAAATAATGAAGCTAGCTGATAATTTTGAAGCGTTTATTTTGAGTTTGTACAGAGAGGAATATTAA
- the eetA gene encoding flavin-based extracellular electron transfer system protein EetA, protein MKKYLSMVKRWDIIIILSLCILSFLPIAIFSYVKANEPAPANGKKELVAVISVDSKEYKTVTLTGHKGTESFDVKQPDGHTNTIEVSGEEIRISKANCNDQVCVRTGAIDKQGDTVVCLPHKLVIEVKASDGSSGDSDDPIISS, encoded by the coding sequence GTGAAGAAGTATCTTTCTATGGTGAAGCGTTGGGATATTATTATTATTTTATCTCTTTGTATACTCTCCTTTTTGCCGATTGCTATTTTTTCATATGTAAAAGCGAATGAACCGGCTCCTGCTAATGGAAAAAAAGAGCTTGTCGCGGTTATTTCTGTGGATAGTAAAGAATATAAAACTGTTACGCTCACTGGACATAAAGGAACGGAAAGCTTTGATGTGAAACAACCAGATGGACATACTAACACGATTGAGGTTTCAGGGGAAGAAATCCGAATTAGTAAAGCGAACTGTAACGATCAAGTATGTGTTCGGACTGGGGCAATTGATAAACAAGGCGATACGGTCGTTTGTCTTCCACATAAGTTAGTAATTGAAGTAAAAGCGAGTGACGGGAGTTCAGGCGATTCAGATGATCCGATTATCTCTTCCTGA
- a CDS encoding SIS domain-containing protein — MINNYIDITVRLLENILDNEADYVKEAGAKVAESIENDGVIHLFGCGHSHILTEEVFYRAGGLAAIHPILHEPLMLHEGAAASSVLERKNDYAKTFMAEEDIRPGDIMIVLSTSGRNPVPIDVAEIAREKGAFVIVITSLQYSASQKSRHTSGKRLSDTGDIVIDNGAVKGDAVLKSANFDIAFAPTSTVTGAVILQSIFAEAIEKMVNDNFTPPVFISGNVENADAHNQALVDKYNERIPLLGMNL; from the coding sequence ATGATTAATAATTACATCGATATTACGGTTCGTTTATTAGAAAATATTCTCGATAATGAAGCTGATTATGTAAAAGAAGCAGGAGCGAAGGTAGCCGAGTCCATCGAAAACGATGGAGTAATCCATTTATTTGGTTGCGGTCACTCGCATATTTTAACAGAAGAAGTATTTTACCGCGCAGGTGGGCTTGCGGCGATTCATCCGATTTTGCATGAACCACTTATGCTTCACGAAGGAGCTGCGGCGTCATCTGTGCTGGAACGGAAAAATGATTATGCGAAAACATTTATGGCAGAGGAGGATATCCGTCCAGGGGATATCATGATTGTGTTATCAACATCTGGGCGAAACCCCGTACCAATTGATGTTGCTGAAATTGCCCGCGAAAAAGGTGCATTTGTCATCGTCATTACTTCGCTCCAATACTCCGCTAGCCAAAAATCTCGCCACACATCCGGAAAACGTTTATCTGATACAGGGGACATTGTAATTGATAACGGTGCTGTCAAAGGTGATGCCGTCCTAAAATCGGCAAATTTCGATATTGCATTTGCCCCAACATCGACGGTAACGGGCGCAGTCATCTTGCAATCTATTTTTGCAGAAGCAATTGAAAAAATGGTAAACGACAACTTCACACCGCCAGTATTTATTAGTGGAAATGTCGAAAATGCCGATGCACATAACCAAGCACTTGTTGATAAATATAATGAGCGAATTCCATTGCTTGGAATGAATTTATAA
- a CDS encoding polyprenyl synthetase family protein, which translates to MQLHAMWDEYPALSKDLQEVLQTIEKNIQIRDKHVEQNVKDLIHAGGKLLRPAFALLSAQAGPDYDKDRAVSIAAALEVLHMATLIHDDVVDDSPLRRGIPTIHSKYGRNYAVYTGDYLFCICFKILSAHASSVENIEFNSKNIEKILMGELDQMRTSYKMNVTVREYLTRISGKTAQLFALSCYSGATGSKATRMTVAKCYNIGHYLGMAFQIIDDVLDYTSTDEGLGKPVLNDMKQGIYSLPLIYAMKGHLAEFEPLLSQKLDMTDEASEQVLALISKYKGVEQAFKLANKYTNKALREIKKLPAGTYRDDMYRLTKNILDRDI; encoded by the coding sequence ATGCAACTTCATGCTATGTGGGATGAGTATCCTGCACTTTCCAAAGATTTACAAGAAGTCTTACAAACGATTGAAAAAAATATTCAAATTCGCGATAAACACGTAGAACAAAACGTAAAAGATTTGATTCACGCTGGTGGAAAATTACTGCGCCCTGCTTTTGCGCTTCTTTCTGCGCAAGCTGGTCCTGATTATGATAAAGACCGCGCTGTTTCGATTGCTGCTGCACTTGAAGTACTTCATATGGCGACGTTGATTCATGATGATGTCGTTGATGATTCTCCATTACGCCGCGGGATCCCGACAATTCATTCTAAATATGGTCGTAATTATGCTGTTTATACAGGCGATTATTTATTCTGCATCTGTTTCAAAATTCTATCCGCACATGCTTCTTCCGTGGAGAACATTGAATTTAATAGTAAAAATATCGAAAAAATCTTAATGGGCGAACTAGACCAAATGCGTACGAGCTACAAAATGAATGTAACTGTTCGTGAATATTTGACGCGTATTTCTGGTAAAACAGCACAATTATTTGCACTTAGTTGTTACTCCGGTGCAACAGGTAGTAAAGCAACACGCATGACAGTTGCAAAATGTTATAATATCGGGCATTACCTTGGCATGGCTTTCCAAATTATTGACGACGTACTGGATTACACAAGTACGGATGAAGGCCTTGGCAAACCCGTTTTAAATGATATGAAACAAGGTATTTATTCTCTGCCACTTATTTATGCAATGAAAGGTCACTTGGCTGAATTCGAGCCACTTCTTTCTCAAAAACTAGATATGACGGATGAAGCTTCCGAACAAGTTTTAGCACTTATTTCTAAGTATAAAGGTGTCGAACAGGCATTCAAACTTGCCAACAAATATACGAATAAAGCGCTTCGCGAAATCAAAAAACTACCAGCTGGCACGTATCGTGATGATATGTACCGCTTGACGAAAAATATTTTAGATCGAGATATCTAA
- a CDS encoding KDGP aldolase produces the protein MNKKKFENLPKWNNFALFNFLAKDKENSLEVMEAARGFAVPGIVATNYETAEEAANVVKELQTTAPVISVGLGGGGDWQNWRDVLHIARLAPNSHINQPIETAGLTNDLLPETYTNALVRPTGKIGIVKLSSGDEITAEEAVDYCLSANIPSIKFMSIEGTKYLDELVYLTKIAANKGIYGIEPAGGIGAENILEITTAIKSTGIPFYMPHIFGKTIDKTTGRTKPEEIAKIFAALEGN, from the coding sequence TTGAACAAGAAAAAATTCGAAAATCTACCGAAATGGAATAATTTTGCGCTATTTAATTTTTTAGCAAAAGATAAAGAAAATAGTCTGGAAGTCATGGAAGCAGCTCGCGGTTTTGCCGTTCCGGGAATCGTTGCAACGAACTATGAAACAGCAGAAGAAGCCGCAAATGTGGTGAAAGAATTACAAACAACAGCCCCAGTCATCAGTGTTGGCCTTGGTGGCGGTGGAGACTGGCAAAACTGGCGTGATGTGCTTCATATTGCTCGCCTTGCCCCAAACAGTCATATTAACCAACCAATCGAAACCGCGGGATTAACAAATGACTTACTTCCAGAAACATACACTAATGCACTCGTTCGACCAACCGGGAAAATCGGCATCGTCAAACTATCTTCCGGAGACGAAATTACCGCTGAAGAAGCTGTCGATTATTGTCTATCCGCCAACATCCCGTCCATCAAATTTATGAGCATTGAGGGCACAAAATATTTAGATGAACTAGTTTATTTAACAAAAATTGCAGCAAATAAAGGTATTTATGGCATTGAGCCGGCAGGAGGGATTGGCGCTGAAAACATCCTTGAAATAACAACCGCCATCAAGTCTACTGGAATTCCCTTTTATATGCCGCATATTTTTGGAAAAACAATTGATAAAACCACAGGTCGGACAAAACCAGAAGAAATCGCGAAAATTTTTGCAGCTTTGGAGGGGAATTAA
- the eetB gene encoding flavinylation system FAD exporter subunit EetB codes for MTKNRRLVYIALLAAQAVVISLLERAIPFPFAFAPGAKLGLANIITCISLYTLSAKDTFMIICIRLVLSTLLGGTISTFMYSAAGAILSFLGMWLVQQLGPKRVSIIGVSVTGGILHNVGQLVIASWIAGTWSVMLYLPVLSFIGILSGIAVGIAANYLLKNVQTLRMFADAKQSQAAQK; via the coding sequence ATGACAAAAAACAGACGATTAGTATATATAGCACTTCTGGCTGCTCAAGCGGTTGTCATTAGTTTACTCGAGCGGGCTATTCCGTTTCCATTTGCGTTTGCTCCTGGGGCGAAACTTGGTCTTGCTAATATTATTACGTGTATATCGCTTTATACGTTATCGGCAAAAGATACATTTATGATAATCTGCATTCGATTAGTTTTATCCACTTTGCTTGGTGGGACTATTTCGACCTTTATGTATAGTGCGGCGGGAGCTATCTTGAGTTTTCTTGGGATGTGGCTCGTACAACAACTTGGGCCGAAACGCGTGAGCATCATTGGCGTTAGTGTTACCGGTGGGATTTTACATAACGTTGGACAGCTCGTGATTGCAAGTTGGATTGCTGGCACTTGGTCCGTTATGCTTTATTTGCCAGTATTATCTTTCATCGGCATTCTTTCTGGGATTGCGGTTGGGATTGCAGCAAATTACCTACTGAAAAACGTCCAAACTTTGCGGATGTTCGCTGATGCTAAACAAAGTCAAGCAGCACAAAAATAA